In Leptospira perdikensis, a single genomic region encodes these proteins:
- a CDS encoding transglycosylase domain-containing protein, whose amino-acid sequence MNQQPNSFVLILEVLYGHLTDLIRFFWIRRVRFFTLGFVLGIFLSFFFLGGAYVVWSGEEARVHKSLEKYRSEVSNFYDSFQPKSVKILDRSGKVMGEFYRRNFRPIRTDNLGKHNVIVWAVLSSEDREFFSHSGLNYTAIGRAVVTNLVQFRLSQGGSTISQQLAKLTLNLGKRNLFNKLTELYCTFYIESQYSKEEILAMYLNQIFLGEGNTGVEEAARYYFRKPASELSPEEAALLVGIIPAPSVYNPVRNLGIALSRQKRVLYDMARNPELHPSEKEIPHKFSDSIELNLKKFRTIYKIKEHKDEEGNPKYSSEIGKYGADKDFRVNLAPDFNSEIRRFILERFSNEDLEERGLLVYTTLDLEKQRLAEEALRVGVDSVRADLTKQESEYQNKGKADLAEVTRAILPQLSGSMISLDPETGDIEAMVGGYKISNVFRFNRAEDARRQPGSTIKALVYALAFEKRIVNPSSKIKDEKLDISGYSPKNWYKGYKGDITVRQALAQSVNTVSVKLLHEIGISYFIQKLSAILSIPEEEAESRFQRNLSLALGSGELSPMELSVIYATLMNGGRRVTPRKIIKITDLDGNEFYSTVANEAAEQILDPVACAMAINTLQSVLTEEGTMTLKKKEGEPFLYAGKTGTVQSPKLKSSRWKGLKGVRDVWFAGLTPRNVTVVWVGHDEGAPFPGSGSGVSGGIWYRYTQNVKSKLGMGNQLIPNFVGDFVKVDVCADDGTIIETTPDYICKVPLYAQYYYIGDLPPKRAGFVKQEPPTQNTTLRPELIDDDSEISTYDSQGSRIQPTAVDSVELEPPLIENRRARYNEETP is encoded by the coding sequence ATGAATCAACAACCCAATTCTTTTGTTCTTATTTTAGAAGTCCTATATGGACATTTAACGGACCTTATTCGGTTTTTCTGGATCCGCCGAGTTCGATTTTTTACATTAGGATTTGTTCTTGGAATCTTTTTGTCCTTTTTCTTTTTAGGTGGCGCCTATGTGGTTTGGTCGGGTGAGGAAGCTCGAGTCCATAAATCACTGGAGAAATATAGATCGGAAGTTTCAAACTTTTATGATAGTTTCCAACCAAAGTCTGTAAAGATTTTGGATCGCAGTGGTAAGGTGATGGGTGAGTTCTATCGACGTAACTTTAGGCCTATCCGTACTGATAATTTAGGAAAACATAATGTTATTGTTTGGGCTGTACTTTCTTCTGAAGATCGGGAATTTTTTTCTCATTCAGGTTTGAATTATACTGCCATTGGTCGCGCAGTTGTTACTAATTTGGTGCAGTTTCGATTGTCCCAAGGTGGTTCAACCATATCCCAGCAGTTAGCCAAACTTACTTTAAATTTAGGGAAACGAAATTTATTTAATAAACTGACCGAACTCTATTGTACTTTTTATATAGAAAGCCAATATTCTAAAGAAGAAATTTTGGCAATGTATCTAAATCAAATTTTTCTTGGAGAAGGGAATACTGGAGTTGAAGAAGCTGCAAGGTATTATTTTCGTAAACCTGCTTCAGAACTTAGTCCGGAGGAAGCTGCCCTTCTTGTAGGAATCATTCCCGCACCGAGCGTATACAATCCGGTTAGAAATTTAGGGATCGCACTTTCTAGACAGAAACGAGTGTTATATGACATGGCTAGAAATCCGGAACTTCATCCTTCCGAAAAAGAAATCCCTCATAAGTTTTCTGATTCGATTGAGTTGAACTTAAAAAAATTCCGAACCATTTACAAAATCAAAGAACACAAAGATGAGGAAGGAAATCCTAAATACTCTAGTGAAATTGGGAAATATGGTGCCGATAAGGATTTTCGAGTCAACTTGGCTCCTGATTTTAACTCGGAAATCAGAAGATTCATTTTAGAACGATTTTCAAATGAAGATTTAGAAGAACGCGGATTACTTGTTTATACTACTTTGGATTTAGAAAAACAAAGACTCGCCGAAGAGGCCTTACGTGTGGGCGTAGACTCAGTCAGAGCCGATCTTACGAAACAAGAATCAGAATACCAAAACAAAGGTAAGGCGGATTTGGCAGAAGTCACTCGCGCCATATTACCTCAATTAAGTGGATCTATGATCTCTCTCGATCCCGAAACTGGGGACATTGAGGCCATGGTTGGTGGATATAAAATATCCAACGTGTTCCGATTTAATCGTGCAGAAGATGCTAGACGTCAACCAGGATCAACAATCAAAGCACTCGTTTATGCGCTTGCCTTTGAAAAAAGGATAGTGAATCCTTCTTCCAAAATCAAAGACGAAAAATTAGATATCTCTGGTTATTCACCAAAAAACTGGTATAAGGGTTATAAAGGTGATATCACTGTGAGGCAAGCACTTGCGCAATCAGTGAATACAGTTTCTGTAAAGTTATTACATGAAATTGGGATTTCTTATTTCATTCAGAAATTAAGTGCCATTCTATCGATCCCAGAGGAGGAAGCAGAAAGTCGGTTCCAAAGAAATTTATCATTAGCACTTGGTTCTGGGGAGTTAAGCCCGATGGAACTTTCTGTCATTTATGCAACGTTGATGAATGGTGGAAGGCGAGTAACTCCCAGAAAAATTATCAAAATTACTGACTTAGATGGGAATGAATTTTATAGTACTGTGGCCAATGAGGCCGCAGAACAAATATTAGATCCGGTAGCCTGCGCTATGGCTATCAATACTTTACAATCTGTTCTTACCGAAGAAGGCACGATGACTTTAAAGAAAAAGGAAGGAGAACCTTTTTTGTATGCTGGAAAAACAGGAACAGTCCAATCTCCCAAACTGAAATCTTCTCGTTGGAAAGGACTAAAAGGTGTTCGTGATGTTTGGTTTGCTGGTCTCACACCGAGAAATGTAACTGTTGTTTGGGTAGGCCATGATGAAGGAGCACCATTCCCTGGGTCGGGATCTGGGGTATCCGGAGGGATTTGGTACCGGTACACTCAAAATGTAAAATCGAAACTTGGAATGGGGAATCAGTTGATTCCAAATTTTGTTGGAGATTTTGTAAAAGTGGATGTTTGTGCAGATGACGGAACCATTATAGAAACAACACCAGATTATATTTGTAAGGTTCCGCTTTACGCGCAATATTATTACATTGGAGACTTACCTCCCAAACGAGCAGGTTTTGTAAAACAAGAACCTCCTACTCAAAACACAACTCTCAGACCAGAACTTATTGATGATGATTCAGAGATTTCCACTTATGATTCGCAGGGAAGTCGTATCCAACCAACTGCAGTAGACTCTGTCGAATTGGAACCGCCACTTATAGAAAATCGGCGAGCACGTTATAACGAAGAAACTCCTTAG
- a CDS encoding ABC transporter substrate-binding protein — translation MRTLSLVFFLLSLTFCRKEPFDFDLKIALPSDPAHLDPLFITDLSGQKLSKFLHQGLFSRDPKGFQSPWILTSQKIPHPNREIWRFQLRPAAPALEDIRFSLSRLVQESYPRKGDYQFLLAVRSLSENQLELEFQKGTMETEWKEKLSLPFASIIGKEEWERGVLHSYGKYKLLSWKKNEFLDLHLQKESDSDFPKKIRFLILPQSSTSLFLYRKGKLDAFKLTDFLLSIPEANQESTLTKRGRSVQYIAINQNNSCFDKHFRTALNLAIPRHLIIQKLLENHADLTYGPIPLNYIEKISKGEVHQEQTYDKNLAIAELEQSSCYPKIKTTSLEFRMRGDDENQTKGRAIKQALEEIGLIIKLRPMEKAPLYKENGEGKGDLTLLTWYSDFDSIWNFLDPLFHPEKMGNGGNRSFYLNPEVGRILNKPSKTDKDALQVITKIKEDKPWIFLWSIQENYLVSKEFLRYNVLADFL, via the coding sequence ATGAGAACCTTATCCCTCGTTTTCTTTCTCTTGTCCCTCACTTTTTGCCGGAAGGAACCTTTCGATTTTGACTTAAAAATCGCACTCCCTTCAGACCCTGCTCATTTGGATCCCCTATTCATCACAGATTTATCCGGTCAGAAATTATCAAAATTCCTCCACCAAGGTTTATTTTCTCGCGATCCAAAAGGTTTTCAATCCCCTTGGATCCTAACATCCCAAAAAATCCCTCATCCGAATCGAGAGATCTGGCGCTTCCAACTCCGTCCCGCGGCACCTGCTCTAGAAGACATAAGATTCAGTCTATCACGTCTGGTTCAGGAAAGTTACCCTAGAAAAGGAGACTATCAGTTCCTACTGGCAGTTCGTTCCTTATCCGAAAATCAATTGGAATTAGAATTTCAAAAGGGCACAATGGAAACGGAATGGAAAGAGAAACTCAGTTTACCTTTTGCATCTATCATTGGCAAAGAAGAATGGGAACGCGGAGTTTTACATTCTTATGGAAAATACAAACTCCTCTCTTGGAAAAAAAATGAATTCTTAGACCTTCATTTACAAAAAGAAAGTGATTCTGATTTTCCCAAAAAAATTCGGTTCCTCATTTTACCACAATCTTCCACTTCCCTATTTTTGTATCGTAAAGGTAAGTTAGATGCGTTTAAACTTACGGATTTTCTTCTTTCAATACCAGAAGCAAACCAGGAATCCACTCTCACAAAAAGAGGACGATCAGTTCAATACATAGCGATCAACCAAAACAATTCCTGTTTCGATAAACACTTTCGAACCGCTCTTAACTTAGCGATCCCTCGGCATTTGATCATTCAAAAATTATTAGAAAACCATGCAGATCTCACCTATGGGCCCATTCCTTTGAATTATATAGAAAAAATTTCAAAAGGAGAAGTTCACCAAGAGCAGACGTATGATAAAAACTTGGCAATTGCAGAGTTAGAACAATCTAGTTGTTATCCAAAAATCAAAACAACAAGTTTGGAATTTCGAATGCGTGGGGATGATGAAAACCAAACCAAAGGACGGGCCATCAAACAAGCATTAGAAGAAATCGGGCTCATCATCAAACTAAGGCCAATGGAGAAAGCTCCCTTATATAAAGAAAATGGAGAGGGTAAGGGAGATCTAACCCTATTAACTTGGTATTCCGATTTTGATTCTATTTGGAATTTTTTAGATCCCCTATTCCATCCAGAAAAAATGGGGAATGGAGGGAATCGTTCCTTCTACCTAAATCCGGAAGTCGGAAGGATTCTAAACAAACCTTCGAAAACGGATAAAGATGCGCTCCAAGTCATTACAAAAATCAAAGAAGATAAACCCTGGATTTTCCTTTGGTCCATCCAAGAAAATTATCTAGTGTCTAAGGAGTTTCTTCGTTATAACGTGCTCGCCGATTTTCTATAA
- a CDS encoding ABC transporter ATP-binding protein: MKIYRKLWPYLAKYKYRLSLGVFLSIFVSIFNGASLTSLIPIFDSLGTGENYKFQIALTKKDQALLSEYKKPDKLEGLKYWEWQFANLKQSTNEELADKKPDDLVYLFCLIILPIYFLKLICLAGTVYFVNSAGLLAVSDLRQALYKKLQVLPLNEFYREKTGVLMSRVINDVDIVGKVISNDLKDAINDFFYIVTHLIILLVLSWKLFFLLFIVIPLIVGPVSTFADRIRRTTKNQQEQLSELNGDLQEVISGIRVIRAFSMEDKEADRFLKVNQNLSDKTFKTHFYHQIGPALTELSGSVVTMVFLGIGAYLLEDASFSKGMFIAFFLTLIFLMRPLKQMSILVNLIQASVIASDRVFEILGRDVDIKEPEFPNPLGQLSKAIEYKNVSYLYPNTDLYALKNINLTLPLGGTIAIVGSSGAGKSTLVDLLPRLIDPSSGGIFWDDVNAKDLSLDNLRKRIGVVSQNIFLFNGSVRENIAFGKPNASEEEIRRAAEDAFASEFIEAFEEGYDTIVGERGVMLSGGQRQRISIARTLLANPEVLILDEATSALDTESERLIQQAFVRLYENKTVIIIAHRLSTVKIADTIYYLENGEIVESGSHTDLLKNQNSKYKRLYDMQFSGST, translated from the coding sequence GTGAAGATTTACCGAAAACTCTGGCCATACTTGGCAAAATACAAATACAGACTTAGCCTCGGTGTTTTCTTGTCCATATTTGTTTCCATTTTTAATGGAGCCTCCCTCACGTCTCTCATTCCTATTTTTGATTCTCTTGGAACCGGCGAAAATTACAAGTTTCAAATCGCCCTGACCAAAAAAGACCAGGCTTTACTTTCCGAATATAAAAAACCAGACAAACTCGAAGGATTGAAGTATTGGGAATGGCAATTTGCCAATCTCAAACAGAGTACAAACGAGGAACTTGCAGATAAAAAACCCGATGACTTGGTGTATTTATTTTGCCTCATCATCCTACCCATTTACTTTTTAAAACTCATTTGTCTTGCGGGGACAGTTTACTTTGTCAACTCAGCAGGCCTTCTTGCCGTCAGTGATCTCAGGCAAGCACTCTATAAAAAACTTCAAGTATTGCCGTTGAACGAGTTCTATCGGGAAAAAACAGGGGTTCTTATGAGCCGTGTCATTAACGACGTCGACATTGTCGGAAAGGTCATTTCTAACGACTTAAAAGATGCCATTAACGATTTTTTTTATATAGTAACTCATTTAATCATCTTACTTGTGTTAAGTTGGAAGTTGTTTTTTTTGTTATTCATTGTTATTCCCTTAATTGTTGGGCCAGTAAGTACTTTTGCAGATCGTATTCGGCGAACCACAAAAAACCAACAGGAACAATTGTCTGAATTGAATGGGGATCTTCAGGAAGTTATTTCCGGGATCAGAGTGATTCGTGCATTTTCGATGGAAGACAAAGAAGCTGATCGATTTTTAAAAGTAAATCAAAACCTTTCCGATAAAACTTTTAAAACACATTTTTACCATCAAATAGGCCCCGCCTTAACAGAGTTATCTGGCTCAGTTGTAACGATGGTTTTTTTAGGGATAGGCGCTTATTTATTGGAGGATGCTAGTTTTTCCAAAGGGATGTTCATTGCGTTTTTCCTAACTTTGATTTTTTTAATGCGTCCTTTAAAACAAATGAGTATTCTTGTGAATTTGATCCAAGCCTCAGTGATTGCAAGTGATCGTGTGTTTGAGATTTTAGGACGAGATGTAGATATTAAAGAACCAGAATTTCCAAACCCACTAGGCCAATTGTCAAAGGCCATCGAATATAAAAATGTATCCTACTTATATCCAAATACTGATTTGTATGCACTTAAAAATATCAATCTGACATTACCACTTGGAGGAACTATCGCAATTGTTGGATCTTCTGGTGCCGGTAAATCAACGTTAGTTGATTTGTTGCCGAGATTGATTGATCCGAGTAGCGGTGGTATTTTTTGGGATGATGTGAATGCTAAAGATTTGAGTTTAGATAATTTACGAAAACGAATCGGGGTGGTTTCCCAAAATATTTTTTTATTTAATGGTTCGGTTAGAGAAAACATTGCTTTCGGAAAACCAAATGCTTCTGAAGAAGAAATTCGCCGTGCGGCCGAAGATGCATTTGCATCTGAGTTCATCGAAGCGTTTGAAGAAGGTTATGATACCATTGTTGGGGAACGTGGTGTGATGTTGTCTGGCGGGCAAAGACAAAGGATTTCGATTGCTCGGACATTACTTGCTAATCCAGAAGTATTAATTTTAGATGAGGCAACATCTGCTTTGGATACAGAATCGGAGAGACTCATCCAACAAGCGTTTGTTCGGTTATACGAAAATAAAACTGTTATCATCATTGCTCACCGTTTATCTACGGTAAAAATAGCAGACACGATTTATTATTTAGAAAATGGTGAAATCGTCGAAAGTGGTAGCCATACTGATCTACTAAAAAATCAAAATTCTAAATACAAACGATTGTACGATATGCAGTTTTCTGGTTCTACGTAA
- a CDS encoding zinc ribbon domain-containing protein — MDFLLYLYCLVFGIILIAPFVLFHYKFRLDESPFGKDEDAYLKPITEKKRNLLDSLKDIRSDFDSGKLTEEEFQNQSLPYIEALDSVEMELKDKKLNVANTTILQSPKLNENWTCASCGSFVAVPNAKFCPNCGTGRLA, encoded by the coding sequence ATGGATTTTCTCTTATATCTGTATTGTCTGGTTTTTGGAATCATTCTCATTGCTCCTTTTGTATTGTTTCATTACAAATTCAGGCTTGATGAATCTCCTTTTGGAAAAGATGAGGACGCCTATCTAAAACCGATTACAGAGAAAAAAAGAAACCTACTTGATTCATTAAAAGACATTCGTTCTGATTTTGACTCAGGAAAACTAACAGAAGAAGAATTTCAGAACCAATCCCTACCTTATATTGAAGCCTTGGATTCTGTCGAGATGGAATTAAAGGACAAAAAGTTGAATGTGGCTAACACAACAATTTTACAATCTCCAAAACTCAACGAAAATTGGACATGTGCCAGCTGTGGTTCGTTTGTTGCTGTTCCGAATGCAAAGTTTTGCCCTAATTGCGGAACAGGTCGCCTAGCATAA
- a CDS encoding succinate CoA transferase: MPVNNSLIEQKTKTAEEVATLLPRHVTLGCSGFTPAGYPKLIPVAFAKRIEEEKKIGNEFSINLYAGASTGDELDGALAKTGALKLRIPYQSNSHLRNLINQGETDFIDMHLSHVVKYIEHGILPKIDVAIVEAIDVTVDGKIYLSTSSGMSATYIRNAESVFIELTDTHPLELKGYHDIYLPNHHEKGLPINIITPGDRIGLPYIQVSPDKIKGIVRSSKPDAATVFKTPDEDCQNIAAHVLSFIQHEIKMGRIPKEYLPFQNGVGNIANAVLASMAKDPNFHSIQMYTEVVQDSVFDLIDAGKLEIASTSALTFSEKGLKRFHENIAEWKSKFVIRPQEISNHPEVIRRMGLIAMNTAIEVDIYGNVNSTHVMGTSMMNGIGGSGDFTRNSHLSIFMTPSLAKDGNISAVVPMVSHTDHNEHSTMIFVTEQGLADLRGCPPKKRAELIINNCAHPSYRDRLREYYENALRVSRGKHTPHDLEKALSWHIQFLKTGSMK, encoded by the coding sequence ATGCCCGTTAACAACTCACTAATTGAACAAAAAACAAAAACAGCAGAAGAAGTTGCGACATTATTGCCTAGGCATGTAACTCTCGGATGTTCGGGATTCACACCGGCAGGATACCCTAAACTTATCCCTGTAGCATTCGCAAAACGAATTGAAGAGGAAAAAAAAATAGGGAATGAATTCTCAATCAATCTGTATGCGGGTGCATCTACCGGTGATGAGCTGGATGGAGCTCTTGCAAAAACGGGTGCTTTAAAACTAAGAATTCCTTATCAGTCTAATTCTCACCTTCGTAATCTCATCAATCAAGGTGAAACGGATTTCATCGATATGCATTTATCTCATGTAGTAAAATACATTGAACATGGAATTTTGCCAAAAATTGATGTGGCAATTGTTGAAGCAATCGACGTTACCGTTGATGGAAAAATTTATCTTTCCACATCTTCTGGTATGAGTGCCACTTATATCCGTAATGCGGAATCTGTTTTTATTGAGCTAACGGATACTCATCCTTTAGAACTTAAAGGATATCACGATATTTATCTTCCCAACCATCACGAAAAGGGACTTCCTATTAACATCATCACACCAGGTGATCGGATCGGCCTTCCTTATATCCAAGTTTCCCCCGATAAAATTAAAGGGATTGTACGTTCCAGTAAGCCGGATGCGGCCACTGTATTTAAAACTCCGGATGAAGATTGCCAAAACATTGCGGCTCATGTTTTATCTTTTATCCAACACGAAATCAAAATGGGAAGGATTCCCAAGGAATACCTTCCGTTTCAAAATGGAGTAGGTAATATTGCTAATGCAGTGCTTGCTAGTATGGCAAAAGATCCTAACTTCCATTCCATACAAATGTATACCGAAGTGGTTCAAGATTCGGTATTTGATTTGATTGATGCAGGAAAATTAGAAATTGCTTCTACATCCGCTTTGACTTTTTCAGAAAAAGGGCTGAAACGATTTCATGAGAATATCGCTGAATGGAAATCAAAGTTTGTCATTCGACCGCAGGAAATTTCAAATCATCCTGAAGTCATCAGGCGAATGGGGCTCATTGCTATGAATACGGCTATCGAAGTTGATATTTATGGAAACGTAAATTCCACTCATGTGATGGGAACATCAATGATGAATGGAATTGGTGGTTCTGGTGACTTCACAAGGAACTCGCACCTTTCTATTTTTATGACTCCATCCCTTGCAAAAGATGGAAATATTTCTGCGGTGGTTCCGATGGTATCACATACAGATCACAACGAACATTCTACCATGATTTTTGTTACCGAACAAGGGTTAGCTGATCTTAGGGGTTGTCCTCCTAAAAAAAGAGCAGAGCTCATCATTAACAATTGTGCTCATCCTTCTTACAGAGACAGACTTCGCGAGTATTATGAAAATGCTCTTCGTGTTTCGAGAGGAAAACATACTCCTCATGACTTAGAGAAAGCACTTTCTTGGCATATCCAGTTCTTGAAAACAGGAAGTATGAAGTGA
- a CDS encoding NAD(P)-binding protein, producing the protein MIGIVGSGITGLTAAWMIRKFKDVTLFEKHSEIGMAAFGAKQVIDGIEIEFDIPFRTIKRDYYPTLFQVYDKAGIQTRAVDYSFRVESNEEAIFGFRSHQLFGIPFGVPTMDSFVSLKGVQIFSDLLKFYANAKDDWKNEDPTISILDFLIKYKYSKEFIFEFLLPTFALVNTCKTETVGAYPAETIIGYHSRGYSYTPQETARFGTRDIVNRLTADLQNLTLNAGIQRIYKKADKTIIQFANEEREFEHIILSTQANQARDLLGVGFELEKDILSEFRYESSDVVLHTDESYFSNVSLSLVFKIRDGYDKPEVTLDLGRIIPELKGKKIFQTWNPHKLPKESDTLKFAKFERPVMDEKTAKAIQRITKLHSNPNCNLWLCGSYSLYGIPLLEAGAKSALLVASGLLGRSVDDLI; encoded by the coding sequence GTGATTGGTATAGTCGGCTCCGGAATTACTGGTCTTACTGCTGCTTGGATGATTCGTAAATTTAAGGATGTAACCTTATTCGAAAAACATTCTGAGATTGGAATGGCTGCATTCGGCGCAAAACAAGTGATTGATGGAATAGAAATCGAATTTGATATTCCTTTTAGAACTATTAAAAGAGATTATTACCCCACACTTTTCCAGGTATACGATAAAGCGGGAATTCAAACAAGAGCCGTTGATTATTCTTTTCGAGTGGAATCTAATGAAGAAGCAATATTTGGATTTCGTTCTCATCAACTGTTTGGAATTCCTTTTGGTGTTCCCACAATGGATTCCTTTGTATCTTTAAAGGGAGTTCAAATTTTTTCAGATCTATTAAAGTTTTATGCGAACGCAAAAGACGATTGGAAAAATGAAGACCCAACAATTTCTATTTTGGATTTTTTAATTAAATATAAATATTCCAAAGAGTTTATTTTTGAATTTTTACTTCCTACATTCGCACTCGTAAATACATGTAAGACAGAAACTGTAGGAGCCTATCCGGCAGAAACTATTATCGGATATCACTCGAGAGGTTATTCATATACACCTCAAGAAACAGCGAGGTTTGGTACAAGAGACATTGTAAACCGTCTGACCGCCGATTTGCAAAATCTTACACTCAATGCAGGCATCCAAAGGATCTACAAAAAGGCTGATAAAACCATCATCCAATTTGCCAATGAAGAAAGGGAATTTGAACATATAATTCTTTCTACACAAGCAAACCAAGCAAGGGATCTTCTTGGTGTTGGATTTGAACTAGAAAAAGATATTTTAAGTGAATTCCGTTATGAGTCGAGTGATGTGGTTTTACATACAGACGAATCTTATTTTTCAAATGTATCCTTATCTTTAGTTTTTAAAATTAGAGATGGTTATGACAAACCGGAAGTAACTTTGGATTTAGGAAGGATCATACCTGAACTAAAAGGCAAAAAGATATTTCAAACATGGAATCCACACAAACTCCCCAAGGAAAGTGATACCTTGAAGTTTGCAAAGTTTGAAAGGCCTGTAATGGACGAAAAAACAGCCAAAGCCATCCAAAGAATCACAAAATTACATTCCAATCCCAATTGTAATCTTTGGTTGTGTGGGTCGTATTCTTTATATGGGATCCCACTTTTGGAAGCGGGTGCCAAATCTGCCTTACTCGTCGCCTCTGGTTTGTTAGGGCGTAGTGTAGATGATTTGATTTAA
- a CDS encoding SAM-dependent methyltransferase, whose protein sequence is MTPFPFSKSPATVLTQSPPYYVSNFGYWDGENNYDTAGLRFVSEFAKGCQLREKSKILEVGSGLGGSLVYWQKNYDPVLLSAINLPGEQSNFAEQLFVSSDTKIHPFLKGSWEEMKTFQDFSYDYVFSLDASYHFQNLSAFYQESYRVLKTGGNLTFTHFQITDSKWKSFWWMYLPFLIPKGNLKLCEETISELESIGFKLIKHIDWTNLVLFGFINYSKRLPTSLKSFGKVLNWFVKHLGLTYHYYVFGK, encoded by the coding sequence ATGACCCCTTTCCCCTTTTCTAAATCACCAGCAACTGTCCTTACGCAGTCACCTCCCTACTATGTTTCGAATTTTGGGTATTGGGATGGAGAGAACAATTATGATACGGCAGGGCTCAGATTTGTATCCGAGTTTGCTAAAGGTTGTCAATTACGAGAAAAATCCAAAATTCTAGAAGTTGGCTCAGGACTTGGAGGAAGTTTAGTGTATTGGCAAAAGAACTACGATCCCGTTCTTCTTTCCGCAATTAATCTTCCTGGGGAACAATCAAATTTCGCAGAACAATTGTTTGTATCAAGTGATACTAAAATTCATCCATTTTTAAAAGGAAGTTGGGAAGAAATGAAAACTTTCCAAGACTTCTCTTATGATTATGTATTTTCTTTAGATGCATCTTATCACTTTCAAAACCTTTCGGCATTTTACCAAGAAAGTTACCGAGTGTTAAAAACTGGCGGGAACTTAACATTCACTCATTTTCAAATTACGGATTCAAAATGGAAAAGTTTTTGGTGGATGTATCTTCCCTTTCTCATTCCCAAAGGAAATTTGAAACTCTGTGAAGAAACTATTTCTGAATTAGAATCTATTGGATTCAAATTAATCAAACACATTGATTGGACAAACTTAGTCCTTTTTGGATTCATCAACTATTCGAAAAGACTACCAACTTCATTAAAATCTTTTGGGAAGGTCTTGAATTGGTTTGTTAAACACCTAGGCCTAACTTACCATTACTATGTATTTGGAAAATAG
- a CDS encoding metal-sensitive transcriptional regulator, with the protein MSLSENQTKLIHRINRIQGQLEAIKNTINAEEKDCEKAILLLKAAHQAMKKFGEAYIHEYMDTCFKEKKSTANIEADVKKAITAAFSL; encoded by the coding sequence ATGAGCCTTTCGGAAAACCAAACAAAACTGATCCATCGTATCAATCGAATCCAGGGACAGCTGGAAGCAATCAAGAATACAATTAATGCAGAGGAAAAAGACTGCGAAAAAGCCATTTTGCTTTTAAAAGCGGCCCACCAGGCCATGAAAAAATTTGGCGAAGCTTATATTCACGAGTATATGGACACTTGTTTTAAGGAAAAAAAATCCACTGCTAACATCGAAGCCGATGTAAAAAAAGCCATTACTGCCGCTTTCTCTCTCTAA
- a CDS encoding YgaP family membrane protein, which translates to MFLASTKTWYLERVVYLIAGVFSLLGVSLGTLVSPWWYLLNLVVGINLVVFSTVGFCPVAILLNKLGFQPKVMD; encoded by the coding sequence ATGTTTTTGGCTTCGACTAAAACTTGGTATTTGGAGCGGGTCGTTTATTTGATCGCTGGTGTTTTTAGTTTGTTAGGTGTTTCCCTTGGTACCTTGGTTTCGCCTTGGTGGTATCTTTTGAATTTAGTTGTCGGAATCAACCTGGTTGTTTTTTCAACCGTTGGTTTTTGTCCGGTGGCAATTCTTTTGAACAAACTGGGATTTCAACCTAAGGTGATGGATTAA